Genomic segment of Mytilus edulis chromosome 12, xbMytEdul2.2, whole genome shotgun sequence:
ACAATACTGCACGTGGAATTCAAATTAGGTGATAAATCGTGCACGTGGAATTCAAATTGGTGACAAATCGTGAAAGTTGAATTAAAATTGGGTGATAAATCGTGCAGATGGAATTCAATTTGAGTTATAAAACGTGCAAGTGGAATTTAATTAGGTGCTAAATCGTGAATGTGGAATTAAAATTAGGTGATAAATCGTAAATGTGGAATTTAAATTAGGTGATAAATCGTGCACGTGGAATTCAAATTTGGTGAGAAATCATGCACGTGGAATTCAGATCGTAACTCGTTCCAGAGTCTTCACTGTGACACACATTCCCCTTTTTGAggggaaataaataacttttgtaattgtcaattaagatacaaatgatatgtaccactgtcgaattataaaactacaaaaatcttcgtgttttgtttttgttttgttgattttttttgtttgtatcgaAACTTTCAGGCGGCCAGGCCACTTTGAGCTCAGATCATcggttattgataataaaattaatgaaatatattttgttgaaaaatatggtatattcgaTAAGACATATTCGAGTTTTTTTTGACTTGAAAGTGCGCAAATTGTACATGCAAATGGAAATAAAAGCGAAGACGCATCATACAGAACAGTTGTTCAGTGCCTCAGATCCACTGAAAACAAAGTCGCTCTCTGAAAAGTTCCCAACGctagattaaataaaaagatgtttcaaattcgtattctagatattgggtttgttcattcgactcttgaatgtttgcgaaatttcgctcgggttgaataaaaatgttatttgaagttttagtaaaaatctgcaattaaacaatggcgcgtgaactttttgtgtgtttccctctagctggaaacaaacttattacgaggaggaacatgcttccagtgaataaaaacggaaagaaacctaaagagaaatgatttttcttcctctgtacaattttacgacgatagaatatttgtgtaatgagaaaaactcgtaaattttctgtcaacatACCTGCGAAGACAATTCAGTCGGTTCTACTTTAACTATTAATATCTTTTACTGTGTACATCGAAAAATACACAGTTTATCTAACATGCAAGATTAATGACTGTTGAGCAATTTGGTatgctatatgtgaatgtttttgatagaattatactataaattatcataaaagtcttcgaagaagcacataatcattttaccgagatcgcgtaatggattttacaagttatttttaagggtgtcttcgtcgaggtccgcgttcgtctgttataaataaacgaggcctggaatggcgttattttcaaatcgttattcgtagtataaacttcgtaaaggataatattttgaatcattcaaaatggcAGACGCAACAGCAGCACCAGCAGTAGCACCAGCTAAATCACCAAAGAAAAAGGcagcagccaagccaaagaagccttCCGCACATCCTAAATACAGCGAGATGATTGGAAAAGCCATCGCCGCTTTGAAAGAACGTGGAGGTTCTTCAAGGCAAGCAATTCTGAAGTACATCATGGCCAACTTCAACGTCGGAAAAGATGCCAAGTCAGTAAATGCTCATTTAAAACTTGCACTCAGAGCCGGAGTTAAGAACAACAGTTTGAAGCAGTCCAAGGGAACTGGAGCATCCGGATCTTTCAGAATTGGAGAGGCTAAAGTAGTTAAAAAGAAGCCAGCAaaggcaaagaaagcagccaaacCTAAGGCCGCCAAGCCGAAGAAGGCAAAGAGCACACCCAAGAAGAAGAAgccagcagcaaagaaaccagctggagaaaaaaaggctgccaaaccaaaggcaaaaaaaccagcagcaaagaaagcagccaagccaaagaagccagCAGCCAAGTCACCAGCAAAAAAGAAGGCAGCCAAACCAAAAGCCAagaagacaccaaagaagaagtaaactgTTCCAGACTTCAGTCTGCAGAGGCTATTCAGCCACCaaaagcccttttaagggctacccaatttattcaaaaagaatctacAATTGTTGTACATTAGTTATCAAACTAAATCTAGCTGAGCCCTAccttttctttacttttctctgaactttgcactggtctctgaaatatttttggggtcacattatttccattgtttgttttatttcactccttatgactatactatttctaacacctaagtatgcagctgggttttttttttttttttgatatattttgtgtagttaggcaccattaaagttatatcagtgtattttcacgcacttatttgaactgaatataactttttctattcagttttcgttagagtgacaatctacgaaaataggaagtcatgctagggttttattgtgctcttttttttagggggaagggggtcaaaatcacacagctaaccttcaaccgaaaaatcatttttgtcattatgtgagtttttccatttctctcttcttcttcgtattcaacttgactgacattttttgttggactttttctacacgtaagcaaagtcaaaggttggctctctatttcatatcaactagtcaatggggaggtaactctaaaattaaactcagtacttttttcagaactatataaataaactgttaaaatgtacataatacaaaagatgtataacgtatcgtaaaaatcagattagtagcaaatgaatgcagtgacgtttgtctgttatttatttatttttttatttattacttgtcaaaattactacaataatattgtgtattaaaagttaaaaggaaactctaaagtatggaggtttttgttcaacctttaacagttctgcaattattttgtcattttattacctgcgatttattatgcaaatttcactattctctacctttcgaatttcatctttgttttactcgtgtataaaataaatgcacctacttgtttctatgtttctttcaaatggttgtcctgtgttttttctcttcttttttctctctgttatttAGTGCGCGACGACTTGACTGTATCTTTGCTATGTCATTTTAATCTTTCCACAGCACGCGAGGTGAATAAACCCGAAACAATACAGTGACGTCACACGTGACTACTGTGATGAACAGAAAcaaggatggatggacggacagtggtacaaaaagtaagaaaaagttatttctctgataaaaggtatcgcgtgaattgtaggttcacggtataggttttttctctcatttttgaagatcatatatacagttgtctataattgcttacatccacttcctttgaactatggtggatagttgtctcattggcaatcataccacatctccttattttcatattgaaatgacagcaacttaacgacacacacaaacatagcctgctagtatatacgtacatgggagactgaaaaattctgtgcttattggtaaatgataaaaaaaaacattaaaactttaaggtatgctatgactaagctttaaatataaggtagatagggagtaggaaacacacatattttttttttttatttggccttaatgaagaagaaaagcacacacacaatatattagaacttgtactaacatccattaaacgctatgctaatatatgtctttaaaagagaaccattattttattttaatttattttttcttcgtttcaatcttggtttttgattctttttacattaaatctgtttttactgttgcaatagtttacaaatatttttagtccaaatacaattcattgataatatatccccccttttttgtccggattttttttttttttttttttttgaaaagggggggggggggggctggaggtTTAGTTAAATGCAGTGGAAAAATGTTTTGCCCAAAGTCCAATGGTTCACACTGATGTGTTTTTGTCCTTCTGTCTCTTTTTAATCGTCCGTGTCACGGGATGCTGCTTCACCCTTTACCGGTTCTGGTTTCACTTGCATAGCTTATATAGGTATAATGCATATGTATAGCCAGAGTCTTCACTGTGACACACATTCCCCTTTTTGAggggaaataaataacttttgtaattgtcaattaagatacaaatgatatgtaccactgtcgaattataaaactacaaaaatcttcgtgttttgtttttgttttgttgattttttttgtttgtatcgaAACTTTCAGGCGGCCAGGCCACTTTGAGCTCAGATCATcggttattgataataaaattaatgaaatatattttgttgaaaaatatggtatattcgaTAAGACATATTCGAGTTTTTGACTTGAAAGTGCGCAAATTGTACATGCAAATGGAAATAAAAGCGAAGACGCATCATACAGAACAGTTGTTCAGTGCCTCAGATCCACTGAAAACAAAGTCGCTCTCTGAAAAGTTCCCAACGctagattaaataaaaagatgtttcaaattcgtattctagatattgggtttgttcattcgactcttgaatgtttgcgaaatttcgctcgggttgaataaaaatgttatttgaagttttagtaaaaatctgcaattaaacaatggcgcgtgaactttttgtgtgtttccctctagctggaaacaaacttattacgaggaggaacatgcttccagtgaataaaaacggaaagaaacctaaagagaaatgatttttcttcctctgtacaattttacgacgatagaatatttgtgtaatgagaaaaactcgtaaattttctgtcaacatACCTGCGAAGACAATTCAGTCGGTTCTACTTTAACTATTAATATCTTTTTACTGTGTACATCGAAAAATACACAGTTTATCTAACATGCAAGATTAATGACTGTTGAGCAATTTGGTatgctatatgtgaatgtttttgatagaattatactataaattatcataaaagtcttcgaagaagcacataatcattttaccgagatcgcgtaatggattttacaagttatttttaagggtgtcttcgtcgaggtccgcgttcgtctgttataaataaacgaggcctggaatggcgttattttcaaatcgttattcgtagtataaacttcgtaaaggataatattttgaatcattcaaaatggcAGACGCAACAGCAGCACCAGCAGTAGCACCAGCTAAATCACCAAAGAAAAAGGcagcagccaagccaaagaagccttCCGCACATCCTAAATACAGCGAGATGATTGGAAAAGCCATCGCCGCTTTGAAAGAACGTGGAGGTTCTTCAAGGCAAGCAATTCTGAAGTACATCATGGCCAACTTCAACGTCGGAAAAGATGCCAAGTCAGTAAATGCTCATTTAAAACTTGCACTCAGAGCCGGAGTTAAGAACAACAGTTTGAAGCAGTCCAAGGGAACTGGAGCATCCGGATCTTTCAGAATTGGAGAGGCTAAAGTAGTTAAAAAGAAGCCAGCAaaggcaaagaaagcagccaaacCTAAGGCCGCCAAGCCGAAGAAGGCAAAGAGCACACCCAA
This window contains:
- the LOC139497876 gene encoding histone H1-delta-like codes for the protein MADATAAPAVAPAKSPKKKAAAKPKKPSAHPKYSEMIGKAIAALKERGGSSRQAILKYIMANFNVGKDAKSVNAHLKLALRAGVKNNSLKQSKGTGASGSFRIGEAKVVKKKPAKAKKAAKPKAAKPKKAKSTPKKKKPAAKKPAGEKKAAKPKAKKPAAKKAAKPKKPAAKSPAKKKAAKPKAKKTPKKK
- the LOC139497877 gene encoding histone H1-delta-like; this encodes MADATAAPAVAPAKSPKKKAAAKPKKPSAHPKYSEMIGKAIAALKERGGSSRQAILKYIMANFNVGKDAKSVNAHLKLALRAGVKNNSLKQSKGTGASGSFRIGEAKVVKKKPAKAKKAAKPKAAKPKKAKSTPKKKKPAAKKPAGEKKAAKPKAKKPAAKKAAKPKKPAAKSPAKKKAAKPKAKKTPKKK